A DNA window from Pseudomonas tohonis contains the following coding sequences:
- a CDS encoding MFS transporter, producing MLLCLLAHAVDAPCATDCQLFDQDPADAPDFRSTFARHGTALAIRGATMSQRPSAFLFNFLLLAAFSGATIGMAKIVTTLYALELGANSMQIGVIAAMESLGMIFVTLPAGFVIARFGARRVYFLASLGPMQLNLLIPVFASWLWLAVARLLIGLCIPFRIVSMNSAFLRQLRHIGHAKAGWYRGALTLGMGLIGPLLGNALSGTGSFTLGFVVIGLCFGAMAAYSLGFWEEDAGDEAVAGVLGSGLLDEVRTMLGNPAISESCLIEAVSASTGSLYGTFILLLAMQVAGLTQGQAVSLVMIQGLASVLALFGLGRLVQLGGRAFAYGSSLLAAVAALALLGLAHDYWLLALGAVLLSIAAAQVHLVNMAQLASHAMDKSKISGLFNLATMLGGFGGAMLGGLISHLAGLGNLFLCWIPLVLATALACWLRARRRNSAPAPSLLNEA from the coding sequence ATGCTGCTATGTCTCCTGGCCCATGCGGTCGATGCGCCCTGCGCTACCGATTGCCAGCTGTTCGACCAGGATCCAGCCGATGCTCCCGACTTCCGCTCCACCTTCGCCCGTCACGGCACCGCTCTCGCAATACGGGGCGCGACCATGAGCCAGCGGCCCTCCGCCTTCCTTTTCAACTTCCTGCTGCTGGCCGCCTTCAGCGGCGCCACCATCGGCATGGCGAAGATCGTCACCACCCTCTATGCGCTGGAGCTGGGCGCCAACTCGATGCAGATCGGCGTGATCGCCGCCATGGAGTCCCTGGGGATGATCTTCGTCACCCTGCCCGCCGGCTTCGTCATCGCCCGCTTCGGCGCACGGCGGGTGTACTTCCTCGCCAGCCTCGGGCCGATGCAGCTGAACCTGCTGATCCCCGTGTTCGCCAGCTGGCTGTGGCTGGCGGTGGCGCGGCTGCTGATCGGCCTGTGCATCCCCTTCCGCATCGTCTCGATGAACAGCGCCTTCCTCCGCCAGCTGCGCCACATCGGCCACGCCAAGGCCGGCTGGTACCGCGGCGCGCTGACCCTGGGCATGGGCCTGATCGGCCCGCTGCTGGGCAACGCCCTGAGCGGTACCGGCAGCTTCACCCTGGGCTTCGTGGTGATCGGCCTGTGCTTCGGCGCGATGGCCGCCTACAGCCTGGGCTTCTGGGAAGAGGACGCCGGCGACGAGGCCGTGGCCGGCGTGCTGGGCAGCGGCCTGCTCGACGAGGTGCGCACCATGCTGGGCAACCCGGCGATCAGCGAGAGCTGCCTGATCGAGGCGGTCAGCGCGTCCACCGGCTCGCTCTACGGCACCTTCATCCTGCTGCTGGCCATGCAGGTGGCCGGGCTGACCCAGGGCCAGGCGGTGAGCCTGGTGATGATCCAGGGGCTGGCCTCGGTGCTCGCCCTGTTCGGCCTCGGCCGCCTGGTGCAGCTCGGCGGTCGCGCCTTCGCCTACGGCTCCAGCCTGCTGGCGGCGGTGGCGGCCCTGGCCCTGCTGGGCCTGGCCCATGACTACTGGCTGCTGGCTTTGGGCGCGGTGCTGCTGAGCATCGCCGCGGCGCAGGTGCACCTGGTGAACATGGCGCAACTGGCCAGCCACGCCATGGACAAGAGCAAGATCTCCGGCCTGTTCAACCTCGCCACCATGCTCGGCGGCTTCGGCGGCGCCATGCTCGGCGGGCTGATCAGCCACCTGGCCGGGCTCGGCAACCTGTTCCTCTGCTGGATTCCCCTGGTGCTGGCCACCGCCCTCGCCTGCTGGCTGCGCGCCCGGCGACGAAACTCGGCACCCGCCCCTTCGCTGTTGAACGAGGCCTGA
- a CDS encoding ABC transporter permease — MTATLKRLPGALTWLISPLALLALWAIVADAGLFPRQLLIPPLHVLEAFEELLQSGELQEHLGGSLSRLGLGFCFGAVGGLAFGVLMALSKQVEAYCGPLFHCLRQIPSIALIPMFVLFFGIEETFKIVIVAKAAFFPVALAASEGVKAIPRSYFEVADVYRLSWPTLVREVAFPAAAPPIITGLRISLTRAWVVLVAAELLAADSGLGQMIEMGRQMLRIDVVMVGVLVTGVIGFGLDFIFRLLERRLFRWQSR, encoded by the coding sequence ATGACCGCGACCCTGAAACGCCTGCCGGGTGCGCTCACCTGGCTGATCTCGCCCCTGGCGCTGCTCGCGCTGTGGGCCATCGTGGCCGACGCCGGCCTGTTCCCCCGCCAGTTGCTGATCCCGCCGCTGCATGTGCTGGAGGCCTTCGAGGAGCTGCTGCAGAGCGGCGAGCTGCAGGAGCACCTGGGCGGCAGCCTGTCGCGCCTGGGCCTGGGCTTCTGCTTCGGTGCCGTCGGCGGCCTGGCCTTCGGCGTGCTGATGGCGCTGTCGAAGCAGGTGGAGGCCTATTGCGGCCCGCTGTTCCATTGCCTGCGGCAGATTCCCAGCATCGCCCTGATCCCGATGTTCGTGCTGTTCTTCGGCATCGAGGAGACCTTCAAGATCGTCATCGTCGCCAAGGCCGCGTTCTTCCCGGTGGCCCTGGCCGCCAGCGAGGGGGTGAAGGCCATCCCGCGCAGCTACTTCGAGGTGGCCGACGTGTACCGCCTGAGCTGGCCGACCCTGGTGCGCGAGGTGGCCTTCCCCGCCGCCGCGCCGCCGATCATCACCGGCCTGCGCATCAGCCTGACCCGCGCCTGGGTGGTGCTGGTGGCCGCCGAGCTGCTGGCCGCCGACAGCGGCCTGGGGCAGATGATCGAGATGGGCCGGCAGATGCTGCGCATCGATGTGGTGATGGTCGGCGTGCTGGTCACCGGGGTGATCGGCTTCGGCCTCGATTTCATTTTCCGCCTGCTGGAACGTCGCCTGTTCCGCTGGCAGTCGCGCTAG
- a CDS encoding ABC transporter permease produces MSRILSWLPRLRGLVLPLALLAGWEALSRQDAANAYAFVPLSSIGRAAVELLGNGELLVNLFASLARTSGGLLFGVIAGLALGVLMALSKVADRLIGPLFHAIRQVPMLGWIPLIAMWFGNGEFSKVLIVSLAAFYPMVLNTYEGFTQVEKRYREVGRVFELHPLQQFRHVLLPAALPSIATGLLHALAFAWVTAVGSELFLSSGAGLGNLMMSAEAGSRMEVIVLAVLCIGLLGYLMNLTFSRLARHLLRWRNTR; encoded by the coding sequence ATGTCCCGAATCCTTTCATGGCTGCCGCGCCTGCGTGGCCTGGTGCTGCCGCTGGCCCTGCTGGCCGGCTGGGAAGCCCTGTCGCGCCAGGACGCCGCCAACGCCTATGCCTTCGTCCCGCTGAGCAGCATCGGCCGGGCGGCGGTCGAGCTGCTGGGCAACGGCGAGCTGCTGGTCAACCTCTTCGCCAGCCTGGCGCGCACCAGCGGCGGGCTGCTGTTCGGCGTGATCGCAGGCCTCGCCCTGGGCGTGCTGATGGCGCTGTCGAAGGTGGCCGACCGGCTCATCGGCCCGCTGTTCCATGCCATCCGCCAGGTGCCGATGCTGGGCTGGATCCCGCTGATCGCCATGTGGTTCGGCAATGGCGAATTCTCCAAGGTGCTGATCGTCTCCCTGGCCGCCTTCTACCCGATGGTGCTCAACACCTACGAGGGCTTCACCCAGGTGGAGAAGCGCTACCGCGAGGTGGGCCGGGTCTTCGAGCTGCACCCCTTGCAGCAGTTCCGCCATGTGCTGCTGCCGGCCGCGCTGCCGAGCATCGCCACCGGCCTGCTGCACGCCCTGGCGTTCGCCTGGGTGACGGCGGTGGGCAGCGAGCTGTTCCTCTCCTCCGGGGCGGGCCTGGGCAACCTGATGATGAGCGCCGAGGCCGGCTCGCGCATGGAGGTGATCGTCCTCGCGGTGCTCTGCATCGGCCTGCTCGGCTACCTGATGAACCTCACCTTTTCCCGCCTGGCGCGCCATCTGCTGCGCTGGCGCAACACCCGTTGA
- a CDS encoding ABC transporter ATP-binding protein translates to MTALPQKAPLGQPHTLTGALEIRGLSKQYRIEGRTLPVLEGIDLKVAPGEFVSIVGASGCGKSTLLRLIVGLENDYEGEILLDGQRIAATSLERGIVFQDHRLFPWMTVRENIALALKNHRLSAAEKERLVAEHIALVNLQGFENAWPHQLSGGMAQRAAIARALVNKPKVLLLDEPLGALDALTRVHLQRELQRIWIQQRSTMIMVTHDVEEALYLGDRVIVLDSHPGRIKHEIRVNLPHPRDRASPLLQKLKEELLTELTGHDTPATGQAA, encoded by the coding sequence ATGACAGCACTGCCACAGAAGGCCCCGCTGGGGCAGCCCCACACGCTGACCGGCGCCCTGGAGATCCGCGGCCTGAGCAAGCAGTACCGCATCGAAGGCCGCACCCTGCCGGTGCTCGAAGGCATCGACCTGAAGGTCGCCCCCGGCGAGTTCGTCAGCATCGTCGGCGCCAGCGGCTGCGGCAAATCCACCCTGCTGCGGCTGATCGTCGGCCTGGAGAACGACTACGAGGGCGAGATCCTCCTGGACGGCCAGCGCATCGCCGCCACCAGCCTGGAGCGCGGCATCGTGTTCCAGGACCACCGCCTGTTCCCCTGGATGACGGTGCGCGAGAACATCGCCCTGGCCCTGAAGAACCACCGCCTCAGCGCCGCCGAGAAGGAGCGCCTGGTGGCCGAGCACATCGCCCTGGTCAACCTGCAGGGCTTCGAGAATGCCTGGCCGCACCAGCTTTCCGGCGGCATGGCGCAACGCGCGGCCATCGCCCGGGCGCTGGTGAACAAGCCCAAGGTGCTGCTGCTCGACGAGCCCCTGGGCGCCCTCGACGCCCTCACCCGCGTGCACCTGCAGCGCGAGCTGCAACGCATCTGGATCCAGCAGCGCAGCACCATGATCATGGTCACCCACGACGTCGAGGAGGCGCTCTACCTGGGCGACCGGGTGATCGTCCTCGACTCGCACCCGGGGCGCATCAAGCACGAGATCCGGGTCAACCTGCCGCACCCGCGCGACCGCGCCTCGCCGCTGCTGCAGAAGCTCAAGGAAGAACTGCTCACCGAGCTGACCGGCCACGACACCCCCGCCACCGGCCAGGCGGCCTGA
- the ssuE gene encoding NADPH-dependent FMN reductase, translated as MRIVTLAGSPGLRSRSGVILAHGQRWLVEHGASVRHFGIHDFKAEDLLHARFDSPDVQALIEAVAGADALVIATPVYKASFSGALKTLLDLLPERALCDKPVLPIASGGSLAHMLAVDYALKPVLSALKAQEVLHGIFAVDAQVSYDEQGGTLADDLRQRLEDGLQQLLEILRRRPARLHPHQLGESLRAARWGI; from the coding sequence ATGCGGATCGTCACCCTCGCCGGCAGCCCCGGCCTGCGCTCACGCTCCGGCGTGATCCTCGCCCACGGCCAGCGCTGGCTCGTCGAGCACGGCGCCAGCGTGCGCCACTTCGGTATCCATGACTTCAAGGCCGAGGACCTGCTCCACGCGCGCTTCGACAGCCCGGACGTGCAGGCGCTGATCGAGGCGGTGGCCGGCGCCGATGCGCTGGTGATCGCCACGCCGGTGTACAAGGCGTCCTTCTCCGGCGCGCTGAAGACCCTGCTCGACCTGCTGCCGGAGCGCGCCCTGTGCGACAAGCCGGTGCTGCCCATCGCCAGCGGCGGCAGCCTGGCCCACATGCTCGCGGTGGATTACGCGCTCAAGCCGGTGCTCTCCGCCCTCAAGGCGCAAGAGGTGCTGCACGGCATCTTCGCCGTCGATGCCCAGGTCAGCTATGACGAGCAGGGGGGAACCCTGGCCGACGACCTGCGCCAGCGCCTGGAGGACGGCCTGCAGCAGTTGCTGGAGATCCTCCGGCGCCGCCCCGCACGGCTGCATCCACACCAGTTGGGCGAGAGCCTGAGGGCGGCGCGCTGGGGCATCTGA
- a CDS encoding helix-turn-helix domain-containing protein produces the protein MSVPSSFLAPDSPALELAQPNAGNRDDDLISQRVAHNLLRLRSKRQLSLDALARLSGVSRAMLAQIESGRSVPSIKVLCKVAQGLKVSVAAFLDDRAFSGVAVLPAAQSKRLVSAGEGFVSRALFPFEVKRQAEFYEVRLAGLTTEEAQPHAPGTQENLVVAQGVLEVSVNDERYLLSTGDSILFYADQPHSYRNPANSEAVIYLVMTYPESLD, from the coding sequence ATGAGCGTCCCCAGCTCATTCCTCGCCCCGGATAGCCCCGCCCTCGAACTCGCCCAACCCAACGCCGGCAACCGCGACGACGACCTGATCAGCCAGCGGGTCGCCCATAACCTGTTGCGCCTGCGCAGCAAGCGGCAACTGTCGCTCGACGCCCTGGCGCGGCTCTCCGGCGTGAGCCGGGCGATGCTGGCGCAGATCGAGTCGGGGCGCAGCGTCCCCTCCATCAAGGTGCTGTGCAAGGTCGCCCAGGGGCTCAAGGTCTCGGTCGCTGCCTTCCTCGACGACCGCGCCTTCTCCGGTGTCGCGGTCCTGCCGGCGGCGCAGAGCAAGCGCCTGGTCAGCGCCGGCGAGGGCTTCGTCAGCCGCGCGCTGTTCCCCTTCGAGGTGAAGCGCCAGGCCGAGTTCTACGAAGTGCGCCTGGCCGGCCTCACCACCGAGGAAGCCCAGCCCCACGCGCCGGGCACCCAGGAGAACCTGGTGGTCGCCCAGGGCGTGCTGGAAGTCAGCGTCAACGACGAGCGCTACCTGCTCTCCACCGGGGATTCGATCCTCTTCTACGCCGACCAGCCCCACAGCTACCGCAACCCGGCCAACAGCGAAGCGGTCATCTACCTGGTCATGACCTACCCGGAAAGCCTGGATTAG
- a CDS encoding LysR family transcriptional regulator — MIIAAAHYRLEHGDLALVLALVRGGSLARAAELLQVDVSTVFRAVRRLEKALGEELFEKSRAGYLPGSTALLLAQQAEQAEHALEAARVALEQGREVLAGTVRLTCTDSVLHGLLLPALARFMPSYPALHLELATSNDFANLSRRDADIALRLTTAPPQHLVGRCLGAVPYALCASPAYLHGRDPADLAAMAWIAPDEFLPNHPSVVWRRQRFPALVPAYRCNSMLAVAQMARAGLGVAALPRFLIEDGLQPLEADLSPCDTALWLLTRPDCRALRSVVTLFDELGRSIRLGP; from the coding sequence TTGATCATTGCAGCTGCGCACTATCGCCTCGAGCACGGCGACCTCGCCCTGGTGCTCGCCCTGGTCCGTGGCGGCAGCCTGGCGCGGGCCGCCGAGCTGCTGCAGGTGGACGTCTCCACCGTGTTCCGCGCGGTGCGCAGGCTGGAGAAGGCCCTGGGCGAGGAGCTGTTCGAGAAAAGCCGCGCCGGCTACCTGCCCGGCAGTACCGCGCTGCTCCTGGCGCAGCAGGCGGAACAGGCCGAGCACGCCCTGGAGGCCGCACGGGTCGCGCTGGAGCAGGGGCGCGAGGTGCTCGCCGGCACCGTGCGCCTGACCTGTACCGACTCGGTGCTGCATGGCCTGCTGCTGCCGGCGCTGGCGCGCTTCATGCCCAGCTACCCGGCCCTGCACCTGGAACTGGCCACCTCCAACGACTTCGCCAACCTCAGCCGCCGCGACGCCGACATCGCCCTGCGCCTGACCACCGCGCCCCCGCAGCATCTGGTGGGGCGCTGCCTCGGTGCCGTGCCCTACGCCCTCTGCGCCAGCCCCGCGTACCTGCACGGGCGCGACCCGGCGGACCTGGCAGCCATGGCCTGGATCGCCCCGGACGAATTCCTGCCCAACCACCCCAGCGTGGTCTGGCGCCGCCAGCGCTTCCCGGCGCTGGTGCCGGCCTATCGCTGCAACAGCATGCTCGCGGTCGCCCAGATGGCCCGGGCCGGCCTGGGCGTCGCGGCCTTGCCGCGTTTTCTCATCGAGGACGGGCTGCAACCGCTGGAGGCCGACCTGAGCCCGTGCGACACCGCCCTGTGGCTGCTGACCCGTCCCGATTGCCGCGCCTTGCGCTCGGTGGTGACGCTGTTCGACGAACTGGGCCGCAGCATCCGGCTGGGACCCTGA
- a CDS encoding CTP synthase: MARPRTSRIRLALIGDQDLSITAHQAIPEALSLAASLLDIGLDHAWLATDRVEANALARFDGIWCVPGSPYRDTEGALRAIEHARGHGVPFLGTCGGFQHALLEYARNVLGWADAEHGETAPDAGRQVIAPLACSLVEAIDAVHLAAGSRIARAYGAPLAFEGYRCRYGLNPQFEAALLGGPLRVGARDASGEVRAVELEGHPFFVATLFQPERAALAGRLPPLVAAFVQACAQ, from the coding sequence ATGGCCCGCCCTCGCACTTCCCGCATCCGCCTCGCCCTGATCGGCGACCAGGACCTTTCGATCACCGCCCACCAGGCCATTCCCGAAGCGCTGTCGCTGGCCGCGTCGCTGCTGGATATCGGCCTGGATCACGCCTGGCTGGCCACCGACCGCGTCGAGGCGAACGCCCTCGCCCGCTTCGACGGCATCTGGTGCGTGCCGGGCAGCCCCTACCGCGACACCGAGGGCGCGCTGCGCGCCATCGAACATGCCCGGGGCCACGGCGTGCCCTTCCTCGGCACCTGCGGCGGCTTCCAGCACGCGTTGCTGGAATACGCGCGCAACGTGCTCGGCTGGGCCGACGCCGAACACGGCGAGACGGCACCGGACGCGGGTCGCCAGGTGATCGCGCCACTGGCCTGCTCCCTGGTGGAAGCCATCGACGCGGTGCACCTGGCGGCCGGATCGCGCATCGCCCGGGCCTACGGCGCGCCGCTCGCCTTCGAGGGCTACCGCTGCCGCTACGGGCTCAACCCGCAGTTCGAGGCGGCGTTGCTGGGCGGGCCGTTGCGTGTCGGCGCGCGGGACGCCAGCGGCGAGGTGCGCGCGGTGGAGCTGGAGGGTCACCCCTTCTTCGTCGCCACGCTGTTCCAGCCGGAACGCGCGGCCCTGGCCGGGCGCCTGCCGCCGCTGGTGGCGGCCTTCGTCCAGGCCTGCGCGCAATGA
- a CDS encoding antibiotic biosynthesis monooxygenase family protein → MSGGGQGFARTPAAPYYAVIFTSRRTTLDDGYGDTAERMVELARQQPGFLGVESARGADGLGITVSYWENEAAILAWKRQGEHSLARARGRADWYDAFEVRIARVERAYGFSREGESG, encoded by the coding sequence ATGAGCGGCGGCGGGCAGGGGTTCGCCCGGACACCGGCAGCGCCCTACTACGCGGTGATCTTCACCTCGCGGCGCACCACTCTCGACGACGGCTACGGCGACACGGCCGAGCGCATGGTCGAGCTGGCACGCCAACAGCCGGGCTTCCTCGGCGTGGAGTCGGCGCGTGGGGCGGATGGGCTGGGCATCACGGTGTCCTACTGGGAGAACGAGGCGGCGATCCTCGCCTGGAAACGCCAGGGCGAGCACAGCCTGGCGCGGGCACGGGGCCGGGCGGACTGGTACGACGCCTTCGAGGTACGCATCGCCCGGGTGGAGCGCGCCTACGGCTTCTCCCGCGAGGGGGAGTCGGGCTGA
- a CDS encoding tRNA-uridine aminocarboxypropyltransferase — MSRSQCPRCQRPASHCLCPLIPSLPSRTRVLVLQHPSEVGHALNTARLAALGLENAELRVGEQFPGLATELADPRHDARLLFPGDEAVSLAEVAGSAGRPLLLVVPDGTWRKARKLLHLNPALAALPRVTLPAGGISRYRLRKAPAPGALSTIEAIAQALDLLEAPARFDALLKPFEALIEGQIAAMGEETFQRNHGQPQPDSPSREKP, encoded by the coding sequence ATGTCCCGCTCCCAATGCCCCCGCTGCCAACGCCCCGCCAGCCATTGCCTGTGTCCGCTGATCCCCAGCCTGCCCAGCCGTACGCGCGTGCTCGTCCTGCAGCACCCGAGCGAGGTGGGGCATGCGCTGAACACCGCGCGGCTGGCGGCGCTGGGGCTGGAGAATGCCGAGCTGCGGGTGGGCGAGCAGTTCCCTGGACTGGCCACCGAGCTGGCCGACCCGCGCCATGACGCGCGCCTGCTGTTCCCGGGGGACGAGGCCGTGTCGCTGGCGGAGGTGGCCGGCAGCGCCGGGCGCCCGTTGCTGCTGGTGGTGCCCGACGGCACCTGGCGCAAGGCGCGCAAGCTGCTGCACCTGAACCCCGCCCTGGCGGCCTTGCCGCGGGTGACGCTGCCGGCCGGGGGTATCTCCCGCTACCGGCTGCGCAAGGCCCCGGCGCCGGGGGCCCTGTCGACCATCGAAGCCATCGCCCAGGCGCTGGACCTGCTCGAAGCGCCGGCCCGTTTCGATGCCCTGCTCAAGCCCTTCGAAGCGCTGATCGAAGGCCAGATCGCCGCCATGGGCGAGGAGACCTTCCAGCGCAATCACGGCCAGCCTCAGCCCGACTCCCCCTCGCGGGAGAAGCCGTAG
- a CDS encoding LysR family transcriptional regulator gives MSNTLPDLKLLRIFATVVRNQGFAAAQQELNLSTSAISTYMSQLEGHLGLTLCHRGRGGFSLTSKGELFYQETLRLLGELEGFERYSASLKGELRGTLNLGVLDSTVSDPALPLAEVIGAYSREHAGVHLHLSVMSPYDLQLGVLENRLDLAIGAFSTRMNGLVYQPLYREQHWLYCSDRHPLFAERRIPAEVITQQRMVGRGYWSQAELARHGFKHSAATVESMEAQLILVLSGAYIGYLPEHYAQSWVDQQRLRGLLPATFGYQAPFSMILRRGRAREPLIVTFRDLLRAQLNLR, from the coding sequence ATGTCCAACACCCTCCCCGACCTCAAGCTGCTGCGCATCTTCGCCACCGTGGTGCGCAACCAGGGTTTTGCCGCCGCGCAGCAGGAGCTGAACCTCTCCACCTCGGCCATCAGCACCTACATGAGCCAGCTCGAAGGGCACCTGGGCCTGACCCTCTGCCATCGCGGCCGGGGCGGCTTCAGCCTGACCAGCAAGGGCGAGCTGTTCTACCAGGAGACCCTGCGCCTGCTCGGCGAGCTGGAAGGCTTCGAGCGCTACTCCGCCTCCCTCAAGGGCGAGCTGCGCGGCACCCTCAACCTGGGCGTGCTCGACTCCACCGTCAGCGACCCGGCCCTGCCGCTGGCAGAGGTCATCGGCGCCTACAGCCGGGAACACGCCGGCGTGCACCTGCACCTCTCGGTGATGAGCCCCTACGACCTGCAGCTCGGCGTGCTGGAGAACCGCCTGGACCTGGCCATCGGCGCCTTCTCCACGCGCATGAACGGCCTGGTCTACCAGCCCCTTTACCGCGAGCAGCACTGGCTCTACTGCAGCGACCGCCACCCGCTGTTCGCCGAGCGGCGCATCCCCGCCGAGGTCATCACCCAGCAGCGCATGGTCGGGCGTGGCTACTGGAGCCAGGCGGAGCTGGCGCGCCACGGCTTCAAGCACAGCGCGGCGACGGTGGAATCGATGGAGGCGCAACTGATCCTGGTGCTCTCCGGTGCCTACATCGGCTACCTGCCGGAGCACTACGCCCAGAGCTGGGTCGACCAGCAGCGCCTGCGCGGCCTGCTGCCGGCCACCTTCGGCTACCAGGCGCCGTTCTCGATGATCCTGCGCCGGGGCCGTGCCCGCGAGCCCTTGATCGTCACCTTCCGCGACCTGCTGCGGGCCCAGTTGAACCTGCGTTGA